CCGGAGTCGCCGGGACGCGCCCGAAAACGGATCGCGCAGTAGACGATCGTCCCGCCCACCAGTACATAGATCGCCACCGCCTGCCAGATCAAATAGATGGTGGCGTCGGCCGTAATGTGCGCCTGCACGCTCCCCAACAACGGCCAGTGGTCGACCCCGTACGCCGTCAGTCCTTCTGCGATCGCCATGCCGATGATCCACGCGACCACCAAGCCACCGAACGCCTTTACCAAATTTTCCGCTCTTGCGCTCATCGCTCCCCCTTAGGTCCCCTGCGCCGGCAAGACATTGATCCGGCCATGCATCCCGTTCATGTAGTGCTGACCGGTCTGAAGAAAGCAGGCGTAATTCCACTTCCCGGGCTTATTGGGGACCGTGAAGCTGAACGTGAACTTCTGCCCCGGGTTCAGGCTCACCGAGAACGCCGGTATGGGTCCCGTCTGACCACCCGCCGTAATCGGCACCCCGTCGAAGAAGTTCGTCTTCCAACCGACCGCCAAGGCCTGCGAGTGCGGAAAACCATTATTGCGCGTCACAAGGTTGCGGCCGATGGAGAACTGATGCGGCAAGGGCGGTGCCGACTGCGAGCGATCCATGATCGTCAGCTGCACCTTCTCGCCCACATGCCACGTAAAATGGTCCGGTACATAGTAATAATTAAATTCGTTGACCGTGTAATGATGAACACCGTTCACCACCTTCCCGGCGCTCATCGGCAACGCAACCGTGTGTTCCCACCGTAGCGCCCCGAATATCACCGCGGCGCATAACACGCCGGATGCGAGGACTACCCCCGTACCCTTTCCTGCCGCCATTTCTTGTTTCCTCCTAATATGGACGCAAAGGCGTGCCACCAGCCCGGCCCGGCGCCCCTCATGGCACCAGGCCGGCCCTACTTCCTGCGGATCGTCTTACAAAGACGACAGATACGCGGCCACCTCCTTCATCTGCGGCACGGTGATGTTCTTCGCGATCTGGTTCATGAGCTCGTTCTTACGAGTCCCGTTGTGGAAGTATGTGAGCTGCTGGACGATGTAGCGGTAGCGCTGTCCGGCGATGTCCGGGAACGTGCTGGCGCCCTGACCGTTGGCGCCATGGCACTCCATGCACGCCGGGATCTGCTCGGAGGTCACGCCGTTCATGAAGATCGCCTTGCCGGCCTTGGCGCCGGCATGATGCACACCGCTTGCCTGAAAGCGCGGGCGCTGCTTCATGGCACTCCATGCACGCCGGGATCTGCT
The DNA window shown above is from Acidiferrobacter sp. SPIII_3 and carries:
- a CDS encoding c-type cytochrome, with protein sequence MKQRPRFQASGVHHAGAKAGKAIFMNGVTSEQIPACMECHGANGQGASTFPDIAGQRYRYIVQQLTYFHNGTRKNELMNQIAKNITVPQMKEVAAYLSSL